The Synechococcus sp. WH 8101 sequence CCTCGAGACGCACGGTCTGAATAAAGGCGCCATGGCTCTGGTGGATGAGAACCAGGCCCATGCGCTCTATGAAGCCAGCGGCAGCGGTCTGGAGACTTCAGGTGGATCGGCGGCCAATACTCTCGCGGGCCTGGCGCAACTGGGCAGTCGCGCCGGCTTCATCGGCAGGGTCCGCAACGACCAGCTGGGCGAGATCTTCAGCCACGACATCCGTGCCGTCGGCACACGCTTTGACACCCCTGCAGCGATCGATGGCCCCAGCACGGCCCGCTGCCTGATCCTGGTCACCCCCGATGCCCAACGCACGATGTGCACCTACCTCGGTGCCTCGGTGCAGCTCGAACCGGAAGACCTGGACCTTTCGATGGTGCGAGACACCAAAGTGCTCTATCTGGAGGGCTATCTCTGGGACAGCCCCGCCGCCAAACGGGCCTTCATCTCCGCTGCTGAAACCTGCCGGCAGAGTGGTGGCCAGGTGGCTCTGTCACTCTCCGATGGCTTCTGCGTGGACCGGCACCGCGACAGCTTCCTGGAGCTGGTGAACGGTCATGTGGATGTGTTGTTCGCCAACGAGAGTGAGATCACGTCGCTGTACGGCACAGACGATTTCGATCACGCCATCGCCCAGGTGAAGGGGTGTTGCCACGTGGCGGCCCTCACCCGCAGCGAAAAGGGTTCGGTGGTGCTCAGCGGTGATCAACGCTGGGACGTTCCCGCCTACAAGCTGGGGGATCTGATCGACACCACCGGCGCCGGTGACCTCTATGCCGGCGGCTTCCTGCATGGCTACACCCAGGGGCTCGATCTGGAGACCTGCGGCCGGATCGGCTCCCTCTGTGCCGGGCAGGTGGTCACCCAGCTCGGCCCCCGCTCCCAGGTGTCACTCCAGACGTTGGTGCGGGAGCACCTGGGGAGCTAACGCCTCCTGCAGCCAGCCGCCATAGGCGGCTGATGCTGATGCAGTCCAGTGCAGGCACTCGGGTGTGTCGTAACTGTGCAGCGTGTCGAGGGCCTGCCGCAGCGCGGCGAGGCCCTCGGCTGAAGTTTTGATCAGGAGCTGCACCTCCTCAGCCCGTTCAACACCACCGTTCCAGCGATAGCAGGAGCGGATCGGCATCAGGCTCACGCAGGCGGCCAAGCGGCGCTCCACCAGGGCTGAGGCCAGGGCTTCCGCCCGTTCACGATCCGCTTCGGTGGTAAGCACAAGCGTGATCGGCGCGGCCTCGGATCGGGAGTCCATCAGCGAGAAAGGAGGGTCAGGCCAGAGCAGCCAGAAGCGCCTCCACGCTATGCACAACGGAAACTCCGGCGGGCGGGGCTGGCCGCCGCAGCAACCAGAGCCGCAGGCCCAGCGCCTCGGCGACCCGATGCCAGCAGCGTTCGCTCACTCCACCAGACTGGCGGCAGAGCACATCCGTGATCTGCCAGCGGCGGCAAAGAGCCAGCTCCAGAGCCCCGCTTGACCCCGCCGGTGCGAGCGAGTGAAGGGGCCGGAGCAGGGCGAGCTGCTCGGGCGGAATCCCGGCAGCACGGGCCTGACGCAGACCGGCGGGAGTGGGCAGCACGCGGGCGAACAGCTGGGGTGGCGGTGCCGGCAAGGCCGCCACGACAGCCGAGAGATGGCGCGCTCCCAGGGCCAGCAGCAAGCGCTCCGCGCGCAGAAACTGAACGTTGTCGATCATGTGCAGCTGCGCGGCCGCTGCTGGAGCGATCGGTTCCAGCCTCCGCTCGAAACGCACCAGGCACCCTTTGGAGGCGCCGCAGGCCTCCACCAACTGACGGCTGATCAACGTGGCGAAAGGATGGGTGGCATCCACAACCCGATCGATCCTCTGGGTCGCCAGGCGGTGCCGTATCGCCGCCACGTCAGCCAGCGGGCCCACCCAGACATGGCTGAGCGACAGCTGGCGGTAGGCCGCTGCGGCGGCAGGCGTCACAACGCTGACGCTGACCCGCCAGCCCTGCTGGAGCAGGGCGCTCGCAAGGCCTGGCCCCTCACCGGTGCCGGCCAGAAGCCACAGATGCCCCTGGCGATTGTGCGGGCCGTGCATCAGGATGGCGGCTCCATCAAGGCGTCAGACGGCGATGAACCACTGCGTGCTCGAAGTGGAGGTGCTGGAGGCCCCCACCCTTCGCTACACCCAGGACAACCAGACGCCGATTGCGGAGATGGAGGTGCGCTTCGATGCCCTGCGCGCCGACGATCCCGCCGGTCAGATCAAAGTGGTGGGCTGGGGGAATCTGGCCCAGGATCTGCAGAACCGGGTTCAGCCAGGGCAGCGCCTTGTGATCGAGGGACGCCTGCGCATGAACACGGTGCCGCGGCCGGACGGCATGAAAGAAAAACGTGCCGAATTCACGCTCTCCCGCCTGCATCCGGTGGGAACCGCAGCCGCCGGCGCTCCGTCCGCCAGCCCTTCCGCAACGGGCGGCAGGCCAGCCCAGCCCAGCCGTCAGGTCTCTGCCAACCGCCCCCCTGCGCCTGCTGCGCCTATTCAGGACAACGCCTCCACCTGGAACAGCGCACCGCTGGTGCCGGAGACCGACGACATCCCCTTTTGACGGGCGATCCATCCGCAGCTCAGGTGGTCGGGTCGAGTCGCTCCGAGGCCTTGGCGAGCAACTGACCTAGTTCCCGCTCCAGGGCCGCGAGATCGAGACGCAGATCCGACCAGCGACCGCGGTCAATTTGTTCGAGCAGCCAGGCCCGGTCCTGATCGAGCTGGGTGATCAGCTCGGTCAGCTCCGGGGGCTCCGCTGAAGCCGTGCCGGGCATGTCTGACGCAGGACGGTCCATGGGCGGAGGCATCGTGATCCCCATTCTCCCCATGGCGCCCCGCCATCGCGATCGACACCCATGCGTTCGACACCATCACGAGGCACCAGGGGGATGCAGCAAAGTGCAGCTATGAACAACCTGCTTTCACCAGGCAATTTGATCACCGTGGCCGGTGGCGTGCTCACCGTGGTGGGCGCCGTCGCTTACGGCAGCGGCAATGCCAACCTCAGTTTGCCGACGATCTTCTACGGGATCCCGATCCTGCTGGGAGGCCTGGCCTTGAAATCCTCGGAACTGCCTCCTGCCAAGCGGGTGACGCCGGCCAGTCAGCTGAAGAACGAACGCGCCGCCGGCGCCCCCGAACTGGCCAAGCTGCTCAGCGATGTGACCCGCTGGCGCTACGGCCAGAAAGCGCATCTCGAATCATCCCTGGAAGCCCTGAAGCTCTGGGATGAGGACGAACCGCCCCAGCTGCTCGAGATTGAAGAACTGCATGGTTCATCGGGATACGGGCTCAGATTGCGCTTCGAGCGTGGCAAGGTTCCCCTGGAGCAGTGGCAGGAGAAGCAGGAACGGCTCGGTCGCTTCTTCGCCAAGGGGTTGCAGGCCCAGATCACAGCGTTGGGATCCTCCCGGCTGGACCTCACCCTGCTGCCCGCCACAGGCGAGCATGGTCAGCAGTGACCGCGAGCGATGGCCAGCGACGACGCCCTGAGGGTTTCGGTTCTCAGTGAAGCCCTTCCCTACATCCAGCGCTTCGCAGGGCGCCGGATCGTGGTCAAATACGGCGGTGCCGCCATGGCCCATGCCTCGCTGCAGGAGGCCGTGTTTCGCGATCTGGCCTTGCTCACGAGCGTGGGGGTTCGCCCGGTGGTGGTGCACGGAGGCGGCCCGGAGATCAACCACTGGCTGAAAAAGCTTGAGATTCCCGCCGAATTCCGCGACGGGCTGCGGGTCACCGACCCTTCCACAATGGACGTGGTGGAAATGGTGTTGGTCGGACGGGTCAACAAGCAGATCGTGAATGGGCTCAATCGACTGGGTGCTCGTGCCGTGGGCCTCAGCGGCAGCGATGGGGGCCTGGTGCAGGCCCGCCCCTGGGGGGACGGCAGCCACGGGCTGGTGGGGGATGTGGCCCGGGTGGACCCCGACGTGCTCGAACCTCTCCTGGAGAAGGGCTATGTGCCGGTGATCTCCAGTGTGGCGGCCACCAGCGATGGCCGTGCTCACAACATCAATGCCGACACTGTGGCCGGCGAACTCGCCGCGGCCCTCGAAGCGGAAAAGCTGATCCTTCTCACCGACACGCCCGGCATCCTGCGAGATCGGCAGGATCCTGAGTCGCT is a genomic window containing:
- a CDS encoding adenosine kinase produces the protein MTTPRFSNHDCSLDVVGIGNAIVDVLVQTDDSFLETHGLNKGAMALVDENQAHALYEASGSGLETSGGSAANTLAGLAQLGSRAGFIGRVRNDQLGEIFSHDIRAVGTRFDTPAAIDGPSTARCLILVTPDAQRTMCTYLGASVQLEPEDLDLSMVRDTKVLYLEGYLWDSPAAKRAFISAAETCRQSGGQVALSLSDGFCVDRHRDSFLELVNGHVDVLFANESEITSLYGTDDFDHAIAQVKGCCHVAALTRSEKGSVVLSGDQRWDVPAYKLGDLIDTTGAGDLYAGGFLHGYTQGLDLETCGRIGSLCAGQVVTQLGPRSQVSLQTLVREHLGS
- a CDS encoding precorrin-6A/cobalt-precorrin-6A reductase — encoded protein: MHGPHNRQGHLWLLAGTGEGPGLASALLQQGWRVSVSVVTPAAAAAYRQLSLSHVWVGPLADVAAIRHRLATQRIDRVVDATHPFATLISRQLVEACGASKGCLVRFERRLEPIAPAAAAQLHMIDNVQFLRAERLLLALGARHLSAVVAALPAPPPQLFARVLPTPAGLRQARAAGIPPEQLALLRPLHSLAPAGSSGALELALCRRWQITDVLCRQSGGVSERCWHRVAEALGLRLWLLRRPAPPAGVSVVHSVEALLAALA
- the cutA gene encoding divalent-cation tolerance protein CutA; translation: MDSRSEAAPITLVLTTEADRERAEALASALVERRLAACVSLMPIRSCYRWNGGVERAEEVQLLIKTSAEGLAALRQALDTLHSYDTPECLHWTASASAAYGGWLQEALAPQVLPHQRLE
- a CDS encoding single-stranded DNA-binding protein, translated to MNHCVLEVEVLEAPTLRYTQDNQTPIAEMEVRFDALRADDPAGQIKVVGWGNLAQDLQNRVQPGQRLVIEGRLRMNTVPRPDGMKEKRAEFTLSRLHPVGTAAAGAPSASPSATGGRPAQPSRQVSANRPPAPAAPIQDNASTWNSAPLVPETDDIPF
- a CDS encoding DUF2854 domain-containing protein gives rise to the protein MNNLLSPGNLITVAGGVLTVVGAVAYGSGNANLSLPTIFYGIPILLGGLALKSSELPPAKRVTPASQLKNERAAGAPELAKLLSDVTRWRYGQKAHLESSLEALKLWDEDEPPQLLEIEELHGSSGYGLRLRFERGKVPLEQWQEKQERLGRFFAKGLQAQITALGSSRLDLTLLPATGEHGQQ
- the argB gene encoding acetylglutamate kinase; translation: MASDDALRVSVLSEALPYIQRFAGRRIVVKYGGAAMAHASLQEAVFRDLALLTSVGVRPVVVHGGGPEINHWLKKLEIPAEFRDGLRVTDPSTMDVVEMVLVGRVNKQIVNGLNRLGARAVGLSGSDGGLVQARPWGDGSHGLVGDVARVDPDVLEPLLEKGYVPVISSVAATSDGRAHNINADTVAGELAAALEAEKLILLTDTPGILRDRQDPESLIRQLRLSEARQLIAEGVVAGGMTPKTECCIRALAQGVAAAHIIDGRVPHALLLEVFTDAGIGTMVLGRG